One Pseudodesulfovibrio senegalensis DNA segment encodes these proteins:
- a CDS encoding KilA-N domain-containing protein — MAPATINGVEIRFDGELVNLTTLWKAQGSDHSKRPNNWLVLPSTVEFIETLKSKSQNILLLKSVKGRYGGTFGHWQIALALTSINQLSGSVRWILPTSSMRW, encoded by the coding sequence ATTGCCCCCGCAACCATCAACGGCGTCGAGATTCGTTTCGACGGAGAACTGGTGAACCTGACCACGCTGTGGAAAGCACAGGGTTCCGACCACTCCAAACGCCCCAATAACTGGCTTGTGCTTCCCTCTACCGTGGAGTTCATCGAAACCCTCAAATCTAAAAGCCAGAATATCCTGCTTTTGAAATCCGTGAAGGGACGCTACGGCGGCACCTTCGGTCACTGGCAGATCGCCTTGGCCTTAACAAGCATAAACCAGCTGAGTGGCTCCGTCAGGTGGATACTACCAACTTCATCAATGCGTTGGTGA
- a CDS encoding NifB/NifX family molybdenum-iron cluster-binding protein: MKIAVPTRGTVVDDHFGHCEFFTVYSIEDNAVQSKERLDSPTGCGCKSNIASILQEKGVGVMLAGNMGQGAVNVLNASDITVVRGCSGDIDELVQRWIKGEVKDQHILCDHHDCGNH, translated from the coding sequence ATGAAGATCGCTGTACCCACCCGCGGCACGGTCGTTGACGACCACTTCGGCCATTGCGAATTTTTCACAGTGTACAGCATTGAAGACAATGCCGTGCAGTCAAAGGAGCGCTTGGACTCACCCACCGGCTGCGGCTGCAAGTCCAATATCGCGTCCATTTTACAGGAAAAAGGCGTTGGCGTCATGCTGGCCGGAAACATGGGCCAGGGAGCCGTGAACGTGCTCAACGCCAGTGACATTACCGTGGTTCGCGGCTGCTCCGGCGACATCGACGAGCTGGTTCAACGCTGGATCAAAGGCGAGGTCAAGGACCAGCACATTTTGTGCGACCACCATGATTGCGGCAATCACTGA
- a CDS encoding DNA cytosine methyltransferase, whose amino-acid sequence MNAIDLYSGIGGWTLGLKLAGVDVLASYEWWDKAIDTHNQNFGTTHSCTDVRQIDVKSLPKDIDFVVGSPPCTQFSFSNRGGSGNLNEGMKDVWKFLEVVDHIRPKYWIFENVPRLANIVRQELKNGDALDKFAHLIKVVTVVDMSEYGVPQKRRRALVGDFPLELLESYRTVCVERTLGDVLDTCRKKDVHDFLYGFSLPRDQVTELEAEPCLDEEEARMNREAKSYHPVYNLMSFPDKLDRPSRTITATCTRVSRESIVVPDGENDDCVRRLNPRERAMLQGFPINFQFYGGSYSNKLKMIGNAIPPYFTYFLAQALQEVERDDLMLPEVLSGKPLETPEQLPKVTRPDVNGRRFPVKRKFRAALPGLRFGSGVRFELTNSFSPDTQWAVDFYHGPSKAYKKVKLNEELLHSIADTPIYDTINKLFEYETEALAEILTQTSAEELQASWTRRSDGLGPFAVVDLLGNVSEKITKHVRKADSIKIERLVLKAIYGYENPAGNGTRKIALNSHAILAGLLVGAWFNTQNFSRS is encoded by the coding sequence ATGAATGCGATCGATCTTTATAGCGGAATAGGCGGCTGGACTCTCGGCCTTAAATTGGCAGGCGTTGATGTCTTAGCCTCCTACGAATGGTGGGACAAAGCCATTGATACTCATAATCAGAATTTCGGGACAACCCACTCCTGTACTGATGTCCGCCAAATCGACGTAAAAAGTCTGCCCAAAGATATAGACTTCGTTGTTGGCAGCCCTCCTTGTACCCAGTTCTCTTTTTCGAATAGAGGCGGCAGTGGTAACCTGAATGAGGGTATGAAGGATGTCTGGAAATTTCTTGAAGTTGTCGATCATATCCGTCCTAAGTATTGGATTTTTGAGAACGTCCCCAGACTTGCAAATATCGTCCGTCAAGAACTTAAAAATGGCGATGCCCTCGACAAGTTCGCTCATTTAATCAAGGTCGTGACCGTTGTTGATATGTCCGAATATGGCGTACCGCAAAAACGCCGTAGAGCGTTGGTTGGTGATTTCCCATTAGAATTGCTTGAAAGCTACCGCACGGTGTGCGTAGAGCGTACGCTAGGCGATGTCTTAGACACATGTAGGAAGAAGGACGTTCATGATTTTCTATACGGTTTTTCGTTGCCTCGGGATCAGGTGACGGAACTGGAAGCCGAACCGTGCCTCGATGAAGAGGAAGCTCGGATGAACAGGGAGGCTAAATCATATCATCCCGTCTACAACCTGATGAGTTTCCCAGATAAATTGGATCGGCCAAGCAGAACTATAACCGCAACTTGTACCAGAGTTTCCCGCGAGAGCATCGTTGTTCCTGATGGGGAGAATGATGACTGCGTCCGAAGGCTCAATCCTCGGGAACGAGCGATGCTGCAAGGTTTTCCGATTAATTTTCAGTTCTACGGCGGCAGCTACTCGAACAAGCTGAAGATGATTGGAAACGCTATTCCTCCATATTTCACATATTTCCTTGCACAGGCTCTTCAAGAGGTTGAACGGGATGATTTGATGCTTCCCGAGGTCCTCTCCGGAAAACCGTTGGAAACGCCTGAACAACTCCCTAAGGTAACACGTCCAGATGTCAACGGCAGACGTTTTCCTGTCAAACGAAAATTCCGAGCTGCCTTGCCTGGGTTGAGGTTTGGGAGTGGGGTTAGGTTTGAACTGACCAACTCGTTCTCGCCCGACACGCAGTGGGCTGTTGATTTTTATCATGGACCTTCCAAGGCATATAAAAAAGTCAAGTTAAATGAGGAGTTATTGCACTCCATTGCTGACACACCAATATATGACACGATCAACAAGCTATTCGAATATGAAACCGAGGCATTAGCCGAGATACTGACCCAAACGTCCGCAGAGGAGCTTCAAGCTTCCTGGACACGTCGATCTGATGGTCTTGGCCCCTTTGCGGTGGTTGACCTCCTTGGCAACGTATCAGAGAAGATTACTAAACACGTACGTAAGGCTGACAGCATAAAAATAGAAAGACTTGTACTTAAAGCCATTTACGGCTATGAAAACCCCGCAGGTAACGGAACTAGAAAAATTGCACTGAACTCTCATGCCATCCTCGCAGGTTTGCTTGTTGGTGCTTGGTTTAACACGCAGAATTTCTCACGGAGCTGA
- a CDS encoding CHASE2 domain-containing protein: MKKSLKTERMLIPATGFMLSCITVLLFIIQPSFLRLLDYKVYDQLLIASHSPKATDVPVIVDIDEKSLQQFGQWPWPRYRVALLLGTLQNMGARSVATDIIFAEPDNTSLAVLRAQLKRDLHVDLHFSGIPHQLVDNDTVLANLLSLGPFVFGMDMDFAEQPQKKPSQSACARHAEKVILLATHNAPPLNKALHEATGIICPLEQLAHNAPALGFITIAADEDGLFRRVPLLIACQDAIYPSLALAALKQAFGTRSVAVKLSSLGVESIRLGQQEIPVDKKGQMLINYRGPSHTFNYISAADIINGSVPNSSIQNKIVFIGTSASGLRDLRPTPLDTYYPGVETHATIVDNILSGQFLVDPDWGPGAVLVAIVVTGMITTLLVGWAKGIWVPLPLAALALGLWLGAKSLFENKGLYVSPLYPYINLALSFTLLVVIKFWREERDKRFIQGAFSHYVAPAVVRRIVNDPSSLSLEGMETDVTIQFSDIRGFTTLSEKLSPTQVTALLHDYMTPMTEIITRHSGTLDKFIGDAIMAFWNAPIAIPGHQDLAVQAALAQLERLDVLNKAFETEYGLTMEIGIGLHAGVVRVGNMGSKDLFDYTIIGDTVNLASRLESLCKYYGQKIVVSQSIVDGCRNSHVFLELDRVRVKGKKSAVTVYTVATTSQAQKRAEEFEMYQQALNAYHEGNFEHAESIFRQLTDRFSDCRLYTLYLERCKGLQRNPPLEWDGIFTHTEK; encoded by the coding sequence ATGAAAAAAAGCCTGAAGACCGAACGAATGCTCATTCCCGCCACAGGGTTCATGCTTTCATGCATCACCGTGCTTCTGTTTATTATTCAGCCTTCGTTTCTCAGGTTGCTGGATTACAAGGTATACGACCAGCTTCTGATTGCATCCCACTCCCCAAAAGCCACAGACGTACCTGTTATTGTTGATATTGATGAAAAAAGTCTGCAACAATTCGGTCAATGGCCATGGCCCCGCTATCGAGTTGCCCTGCTTTTGGGAACTCTGCAGAACATGGGCGCCCGATCCGTGGCTACCGATATTATTTTCGCAGAACCGGACAATACCTCTCTTGCCGTGCTTCGCGCCCAACTCAAACGAGATCTTCATGTAGACCTTCATTTTTCCGGTATTCCCCATCAACTTGTGGACAACGATACGGTTTTGGCCAACCTTTTGAGCCTTGGCCCCTTTGTTTTCGGCATGGACATGGATTTTGCTGAACAGCCTCAAAAAAAGCCAAGCCAATCAGCATGTGCTCGACATGCCGAAAAAGTGATTCTACTTGCGACGCACAATGCCCCGCCATTGAATAAGGCTTTGCATGAAGCAACCGGGATCATCTGTCCGCTGGAGCAATTGGCCCACAATGCGCCCGCTCTCGGTTTCATCACTATTGCTGCTGACGAGGACGGCCTGTTCCGGCGCGTACCTCTGCTTATTGCCTGCCAAGACGCGATATACCCAAGTCTTGCGTTGGCCGCATTGAAACAGGCTTTCGGGACAAGGTCCGTGGCCGTCAAGCTTTCTTCGCTGGGCGTGGAGTCCATTCGTCTGGGGCAACAGGAGATACCCGTGGACAAAAAAGGCCAGATGTTGATCAATTACCGCGGCCCTTCCCATACCTTCAATTATATCAGTGCAGCAGACATCATCAACGGATCAGTTCCGAACTCAAGTATCCAAAACAAAATCGTTTTCATAGGCACGTCCGCCAGTGGACTGCGGGATCTGCGCCCCACCCCACTGGACACCTACTATCCGGGCGTGGAGACACATGCCACCATCGTCGACAATATCCTTTCCGGACAATTCCTTGTTGATCCGGATTGGGGACCGGGAGCCGTACTTGTGGCAATTGTGGTCACGGGAATGATCACCACACTTTTGGTGGGATGGGCAAAGGGCATATGGGTGCCACTGCCGCTTGCTGCGCTCGCGCTCGGTTTATGGTTGGGAGCGAAGTCCCTTTTTGAAAATAAAGGCTTATACGTATCCCCCTTATATCCATACATCAATTTGGCGCTAAGCTTCACGTTGCTTGTGGTCATCAAGTTCTGGCGCGAAGAGCGTGACAAACGTTTCATTCAAGGCGCTTTTTCCCATTATGTGGCTCCGGCCGTTGTACGCAGGATAGTGAACGATCCTTCTTCCCTGAGCCTGGAAGGGATGGAAACGGACGTTACGATTCAGTTCTCGGATATTCGCGGCTTCACGACCCTTTCAGAAAAATTGAGTCCGACCCAGGTTACCGCCCTGCTCCACGACTACATGACGCCCATGACCGAGATCATTACCCGTCATTCCGGCACGCTGGATAAATTCATCGGCGATGCAATCATGGCATTTTGGAATGCCCCCATAGCCATTCCCGGGCATCAGGACCTGGCTGTGCAGGCCGCGTTGGCTCAGCTTGAACGGCTTGATGTGTTGAACAAAGCATTTGAAACAGAATATGGATTGACCATGGAAATCGGCATAGGCCTCCATGCCGGTGTGGTTCGGGTCGGCAACATGGGGTCCAAGGATTTGTTTGACTATACGATCATCGGTGACACGGTTAATCTTGCCTCGCGTCTTGAAAGCCTATGCAAATACTATGGCCAGAAAATCGTCGTCAGCCAGTCCATTGTGGACGGATGCCGCAACAGCCATGTCTTTCTGGAATTGGATCGTGTTCGCGTCAAAGGCAAAAAATCGGCTGTTACGGTGTATACCGTGGCTACGACATCACAAGCGCAAAAGCGTGCCGAAGAATTTGAAATGTACCAACAAGCCCTGAACGCCTATCATGAAGGCAATTTTGAACATGCAGAAAGCATCTTTCGACAGTTGACCGACCGGTTTTCTGATTGCAGGCTGTATACATTGTATCTTGAACGTTGCAAGGGCTTACAACGGAACCCGCCGCTTGAATGGGACGGCATTTTCACCCATACAGAAAAATGA
- a CDS encoding BglII/BstYI family type II restriction endonuclease: MKIVETYSHLNGFEWMMYHRKALWEEIETAVEAIDAEKYRTKVSKEKTMKGKKLFSPIEINGAFKNELEKEGWAESRTSYWVTKDAKLIRKTLHLPQDEQKQIIADAGLDPIRSYNQTDFQKDRVAIEVQFGKYSFIAYDLFVKHMAFFVGDKIDVGIEVLPMKSMQSQMSSGPGYYEGALYDLVRQGRGVPAVPLIIVGIE, from the coding sequence ATGAAGATCGTTGAAACCTACTCCCACCTGAACGGTTTTGAATGGATGATGTACCACAGGAAGGCTCTCTGGGAGGAGATAGAGACTGCGGTTGAAGCTATTGATGCAGAGAAGTATCGGACCAAGGTCAGCAAGGAAAAGACCATGAAGGGAAAAAAACTCTTCAGTCCGATTGAAATCAACGGTGCGTTCAAAAACGAGCTTGAGAAGGAAGGTTGGGCAGAAAGCAGGACCAGCTATTGGGTGACAAAGGACGCCAAACTCATTCGAAAAACGCTACACCTTCCTCAGGACGAGCAGAAACAGATCATCGCTGATGCAGGTTTAGACCCAATCCGCTCGTACAACCAGACTGATTTTCAAAAAGATCGAGTAGCGATCGAAGTACAGTTCGGAAAATATAGTTTCATCGCCTACGACCTCTTCGTAAAGCACATGGCCTTCTTCGTTGGTGACAAAATCGACGTAGGCATCGAGGTTCTTCCGATGAAGTCCATGCAGAGCCAGATGTCTTCTGGACCAGGCTATTACGAGGGAGCACTTTACGACCTTGTACGCCAAGGAAGAGGAGTGCCAGCAGTCCCGTTGATTATTGTAGGAATTGAGTAA
- a CDS encoding KilA-N domain-containing protein, whose protein sequence is MDTTNFINALVKELKCASQAQLVKITKGRYGGTLAHWQIALAYAKYLSPKFHIAANKIIKRYIRIMQLRIVLRSPKSLLVGNMTFCLPQLH, encoded by the coding sequence GTGGATACTACCAACTTCATCAATGCGTTGGTGAAAGAACTTAAATGTGCTTCTCAAGCACAATTAGTGAAAATCACCAAGGGTCGTTATGGTGGCACCCTTGCCCACTGGCAGATCGCTCTGGCCTACGCGAAGTACCTCTCCCCTAAGTTCCACATCGCTGCCAACAAGATCATCAAGCGGTACATCAGAATAATGCAACTCAGGATTGTATTAAGATCACCAAAGAGCTTATTGGTCGGAAATATGACCTTTTGCCTTCCACAACTTCATTGA
- a CDS encoding ferredoxin, translating into MAIVIDEEACIGCETCVELCPNVFEMDDDGEKAVVVAPDSDDECVEEAIDTCPGEAISRE; encoded by the coding sequence ATGGCTATTGTCATCGACGAGGAAGCCTGCATTGGCTGCGAAACCTGTGTTGAACTCTGCCCGAACGTTTTTGAAATGGATGATGACGGTGAAAAGGCTGTTGTTGTCGCGCCTGATTCCGACGACGAATGTGTGGAAGAAGCCATAGACACCTGTCCGGGTGAGGCGATTTCAAGAGAATAA
- a CDS encoding recombinase family protein, whose amino-acid sequence MSKHIGYIRVSTVDQNTDRQLEGVTLDKTYKEKISGATTKRPQLQACQDYLRDGDTLHVHSMDRLARSMRDIEDTVQELTQRGVTVKFHKEGWTFSAGKMDATQTLLFQVLGSVSQFERAIIRERQAEGIAKAKAAGKYKGRKPKLSQEQMEEIRKRCGEGEEKKALATEFSISRQTLYRVIAQG is encoded by the coding sequence ATGAGCAAGCACATTGGATACATCAGAGTCAGCACGGTAGACCAGAACACGGACAGACAGCTTGAGGGGGTGACCTTGGACAAGACGTACAAAGAAAAGATCAGTGGAGCGACCACCAAGCGCCCACAGCTTCAAGCATGCCAGGACTACCTCCGTGATGGTGATACTCTCCACGTCCACAGCATGGACCGTCTGGCGCGTTCTATGAGGGATATTGAAGACACAGTCCAAGAACTCACCCAAAGAGGCGTCACGGTCAAATTCCACAAGGAAGGCTGGACCTTCTCGGCTGGCAAGATGGACGCAACGCAGACTCTCCTCTTCCAGGTGCTGGGGTCGGTCTCACAGTTTGAACGAGCCATCATTCGAGAACGTCAAGCCGAAGGGATCGCCAAAGCAAAGGCGGCTGGTAAGTACAAGGGACGGAAGCCGAAGCTTTCCCAGGAACAGATGGAGGAGATCAGGAAGCGTTGCGGTGAAGGTGAGGAGAAGAAAGCTCTTGCCACAGAGTTCAGTATCAGCCGTCAGACTCTTTATCGTGTCATTGCCCAGGGATAG
- a CDS encoding NAD(P)/FAD-dependent oxidoreductase, translating into MNYVIVGNGVAAIGAVEGIREHDTEGNILIISDEAVPTYGRPLISYYLADKIKLDTLPYRPEEFYKDNNVTMKLGARVASVDAQKKVVSLENGEEIPYDKLLLATGGSPSTPPIDGIDGPGIYHFTTVAHADALKDVVDRVKKVVVIGAGLIALKAAEGFAVRGVEVTMVVRSRIMRSYFDEAAGNMVVNHLEENGLHFVQGATIEKIERFADGNVKGVVTDQGTFEADVVVVAAGVRPNMGLARECGLKVNQGVVVDDYMSTSNKSVFAAGDVAEAKDMLTGEYTVRPIWPNAYSQGRYAGFNMAGADKPYSGGLSMNSITYYGLPTITVGETVFKNDDEVEMTIHEDAEASVYRKLIFKDDILVGCILIGDIDAAGFYTSFIKNRFVLDAEAKKLLMEGDPSPALWPDEYIEAMLTNP; encoded by the coding sequence ATGAATTACGTTATTGTCGGAAATGGTGTCGCCGCCATCGGGGCGGTGGAAGGTATCCGCGAGCATGATACGGAAGGCAACATTCTGATTATCAGTGACGAGGCTGTCCCTACGTATGGTCGTCCGCTCATTTCATATTATCTTGCGGACAAAATCAAACTGGACACGCTTCCGTATCGCCCCGAAGAATTTTACAAAGACAACAATGTAACCATGAAGCTCGGGGCGCGGGTGGCCTCCGTTGATGCGCAAAAAAAAGTCGTGTCGCTCGAAAACGGGGAAGAAATACCCTATGACAAATTGCTTCTGGCTACGGGGGGCTCCCCTTCCACACCGCCTATCGACGGGATCGACGGTCCAGGAATTTATCATTTTACCACGGTCGCTCATGCGGACGCCCTCAAGGACGTCGTCGACAGGGTCAAAAAGGTGGTCGTGATTGGTGCAGGCCTCATTGCCCTGAAGGCAGCAGAAGGCTTTGCGGTTCGCGGCGTTGAAGTAACCATGGTCGTTCGGTCCAGAATCATGCGTTCGTATTTTGATGAAGCCGCGGGCAACATGGTTGTGAATCACCTTGAAGAAAACGGTCTGCATTTTGTGCAGGGGGCAACTATTGAAAAAATCGAACGTTTTGCTGACGGCAACGTCAAGGGCGTTGTTACGGATCAGGGAACGTTTGAGGCAGATGTCGTTGTCGTTGCAGCTGGCGTGCGTCCCAACATGGGCCTTGCCAGGGAATGCGGCCTGAAGGTCAATCAGGGCGTTGTGGTGGATGATTACATGAGCACCAGCAACAAGTCCGTGTTCGCGGCAGGGGACGTTGCCGAGGCCAAGGATATGCTTACCGGCGAGTATACCGTGCGTCCTATCTGGCCCAACGCCTATTCACAGGGGCGATATGCCGGTTTCAATATGGCCGGCGCGGATAAACCGTATTCCGGCGGCCTGAGCATGAACTCAATTACGTATTACGGCTTGCCGACAATTACTGTTGGCGAAACCGTGTTCAAGAATGATGATGAAGTCGAAATGACAATCCACGAAGACGCGGAAGCTTCCGTCTACCGCAAGTTGATTTTCAAAGATGATATTCTTGTCGGCTGTATCCTTATTGGCGATATTGATGCTGCTGGATTTTATACCAGTTTTATCAAAAACAGGTTCGTCCTGGACGCCGAAGCAAAGAAGTTACTCATGGAAGGAGACCCATCTCCTGCCTTGTGGCCTGATGAATATATTGAGGCCATGCTCACAAATCCTTAG
- a CDS encoding sulfite exporter TauE/SafE family protein: protein MPEYAYLFAVILFGSFVQGISGFGIILVSLPLLALEFDIRFLVPLISLCALALNALISLQLQKSIQLKIVLSMLAASCLGLPLGVYGLKYLPANVLLFILGAVVLLYLAFMTFMPARKRILHSAWSYVAGFFGGICGGGIGANGPPIIMYLYMQPWDAQRIRATMVSYFLFAGLGNCLSHYAGGLITTKVISALAVGIPATILGKILSSVVYKRLNEQQVRLFVRFLICFLGIMLIAKSLL, encoded by the coding sequence ATGCCGGAATATGCATACCTCTTTGCCGTCATTTTGTTCGGTAGCTTTGTTCAAGGGATCTCCGGGTTCGGAATCATTCTCGTGTCGCTTCCCTTGTTGGCCCTTGAATTCGACATCAGGTTTCTCGTGCCGCTTATTAGTCTGTGCGCCTTGGCTCTCAATGCCCTGATTAGTCTTCAACTTCAGAAAAGCATCCAATTGAAAATCGTTTTGTCCATGCTGGCCGCTTCATGCCTCGGACTGCCCCTTGGAGTATATGGGCTCAAATATCTCCCGGCCAACGTTTTGCTTTTCATCCTGGGAGCCGTGGTACTTTTATACCTGGCTTTCATGACCTTCATGCCTGCCAGGAAAAGGATTTTGCATTCTGCCTGGTCATACGTTGCTGGTTTTTTCGGCGGCATTTGCGGTGGCGGCATTGGGGCAAACGGTCCCCCTATTATCATGTATCTTTATATGCAGCCGTGGGATGCACAACGCATTCGGGCAACCATGGTCTCATATTTTCTTTTTGCAGGCTTGGGAAACTGCCTTTCCCATTACGCAGGCGGATTGATCACAACAAAAGTCATATCCGCGCTGGCCGTGGGCATTCCTGCAACCATTCTGGGCAAAATACTCAGCAGCGTCGTCTATAAACGACTCAACGAACAGCAGGTCCGTTTGTTTGTTCGATTTCTGATCTGTTTTCTGGGCATCATGCTTATTGCAAAATCATTGCTTTGA
- a CDS encoding cache domain-containing protein — protein MYCLNEKSRDIAAFFIIPRQEERGRIKSKEQLAMPQNRKKQIISRPLWFRVAVPTVISLLLFCYALFFIHFPSIKTSLMDHKRAAVKNLVQAAWSILEEQYLLEKKGQLSRDEAQRQALGIISSLRYGNENKDYFWINDQNGIMLSHPYRPDLVGSNVLHMQDSRGKQFILEFVQTVKKKGAGFVEYMWQWKDDPARVVPKISYVKGFRPWGWIIGSGLYVDDVEAQAQKQVEEFGAVIGFVLSIGFLLAMISVWQGKRADRTLAASREKFQAIFNQTFQFIVILSPSGIIQEINKTAFEFYGGIEEDLLGKRLFETTWWSPVPEMRKRLSEAVNKATSGQMDRFEYKRSDSHEDMRVMDVSVKPVHDYESGEIEYLVVEGRDITDKWNAEQELRWLNEELEMRVQARTMALEKSLSSLKETQDQLVESEKMASLGGLVAGVAHEINTPLGIGVTTTSYLDQKIDEMLEKYENETITRADFEKFLHVSKESATSSLLNLTRASELIHSFKQVAADQSSESRREFELKSYLDEILLSLHSMYKKSGHEVTIYGEEIELKSYPGAIMQIMTNLLNNALQHGFEEKKNGKITITTSRRDGMAVIKFADDGAGMNEYVLKRIYEPFFTTKRSQGGAGLGMHVVYNLVNRTLGGTIQCSSTQGQGTVFNISIPVDAPRNDT, from the coding sequence TTGTATTGTTTAAACGAGAAAAGCCGCGATATCGCGGCTTTTTTTATAATACCACGGCAAGAAGAGCGGGGTAGGATAAAAAGCAAGGAACAATTAGCCATGCCTCAAAATCGAAAAAAACAGATAATATCAAGGCCGCTCTGGTTCCGTGTTGCCGTACCCACTGTCATTTCCCTGCTACTTTTTTGTTACGCACTGTTTTTTATTCATTTCCCTTCGATAAAGACCAGTCTGATGGATCATAAACGAGCTGCAGTCAAAAACCTTGTGCAGGCTGCCTGGAGTATATTGGAAGAGCAATACCTCCTCGAAAAAAAAGGACAATTGTCGCGCGATGAAGCACAAAGGCAGGCGTTGGGCATTATTTCCTCCCTGCGTTACGGCAATGAAAACAAGGACTATTTCTGGATCAACGACCAAAACGGGATCATGCTTTCACATCCGTATCGCCCGGATCTTGTTGGCAGCAATGTCCTGCATATGCAGGATTCACGGGGCAAACAGTTCATTCTGGAATTTGTACAGACGGTCAAAAAAAAGGGGGCGGGGTTTGTCGAATACATGTGGCAGTGGAAAGATGATCCAGCTCGGGTCGTACCGAAGATATCGTATGTCAAGGGCTTCAGGCCGTGGGGATGGATTATCGGTTCGGGGCTGTATGTTGATGATGTGGAAGCACAAGCCCAGAAGCAGGTGGAAGAGTTTGGGGCGGTCATTGGTTTTGTCCTGAGTATCGGCTTTTTGCTGGCCATGATTTCGGTTTGGCAGGGGAAACGGGCAGACAGGACTTTGGCCGCAAGCCGGGAAAAATTTCAAGCCATATTCAACCAGACATTTCAGTTCATAGTGATCCTTTCACCTTCGGGAATCATTCAGGAAATCAATAAAACCGCTTTTGAGTTCTACGGGGGAATTGAGGAAGACCTGCTCGGCAAGCGCCTTTTCGAAACAACATGGTGGAGTCCCGTTCCTGAAATGCGGAAGCGGTTGTCCGAGGCCGTAAACAAAGCTACCTCAGGCCAAATGGATCGTTTTGAATACAAGCGGTCGGATTCCCATGAAGATATGCGTGTCATGGATGTTTCCGTAAAGCCGGTTCATGATTATGAGTCCGGGGAAATCGAATATCTTGTGGTTGAAGGTCGTGACATAACGGACAAATGGAACGCTGAGCAGGAACTGCGCTGGCTGAATGAGGAGTTGGAGATGCGCGTTCAGGCGCGCACCATGGCTTTGGAAAAGTCGTTATCCTCACTCAAGGAGACGCAGGACCAGCTTGTGGAGTCGGAAAAAATGGCCTCGCTCGGTGGGCTTGTTGCCGGAGTCGCGCATGAAATCAATACCCCGCTCGGTATAGGCGTGACTACGACTTCGTATTTGGATCAGAAGATAGATGAAATGCTGGAAAAGTATGAAAACGAAACTATTACGAGGGCGGATTTTGAAAAATTCCTGCACGTGAGCAAAGAGTCGGCAACCTCATCTCTGCTCAATCTGACACGCGCCAGTGAACTCATACACAGTTTCAAGCAGGTGGCTGCGGATCAATCTTCCGAATCAAGGCGTGAGTTCGAACTCAAATCATATTTGGACGAAATACTCCTGAGCTTGCACTCCATGTACAAGAAGAGCGGACATGAAGTCACGATATATGGTGAAGAAATCGAATTAAAAAGCTATCCCGGGGCCATAATGCAGATAATGACGAATTTGTTGAACAACGCGCTGCAACATGGATTTGAGGAAAAGAAAAATGGAAAAATTACGATTACGACAAGCCGCAGGGATGGCATGGCCGTTATCAAATTTGCCGACGACGGGGCGGGCATGAACGAGTATGTGCTGAAAAGGATTTATGAGCCGTTTTTCACCACCAAGAGATCACAGGGCGGAGCCGGGCTGGGCATGCATGTGGTCTACAATCTGGTCAACCGCACGCTCGGTGGAACAATCCAATGTTCCAGCACACAGGGGCAGGGTACCGTGTTCAACATTTCCATCCCTGTGGATGCACCACGAAACGACACGTGA